ATGTAGGACTTCGCGAGTTTGCCGAGTTCCGTCTGCTTGCTGATGTTGGCCCGGAACAGGTCGCCCGTGGAGATGTGCGGGATCGACAGGTTCTTGGCCAGGAACGCGGCCTGCGTTCCCTTACCGGCACCCGGCGGCCCGACGAGGACGATACGCATCAGCGGAGGAACCCTTCGTAATTGCGCTGCTGGAGCTGGCTCTCGATCTGCTTCACCGTCTCCAGACCCACACCCACGATGATCAGGATGCTGGTTCCACCGAACGGGAAGTTGGCGTTTGCCCCGAAGCCGGCCAACGCCATTGTCGGCACGAGAGCGATCAGGCCCAGGTACAGCGAACCCGGCCAGGTGATCCGGTTGAGTACGTAGCTCAGGTACTCAGCGGTCGGTCGGCCAGCCCGGATTCCCGGGATGAAGCCACCATACTTCTTCATGTTGTCCGCGACTTCCTCGGGGTTGAACGAGATGGCCACGTAGAAGAAGGCGAAGAAGATGATGAGGAAGAAGTAGATCGTGACGTGCGCCGGCGCGGCCGTGTCGGCCAGGTTGGCGGTGATCCAACTCGCCCAGCCGGCCGTGGAGTTGGAGAACTGCACGATGAGGGCCGGAATGTAGAGCAGCGACGAGGCGAAAATCACAGGGATAATGCCCGCCTGGTTGACCTTCAACGGAATGTAGGTCGAGGTGCCACCGTAGGAACGGCGGCCGATCATGCGCTTCGCATACTGAACCGGAATACGGCGCTGGGCCTGCTCGACGAAGACCACGAGCGCGACCATGACCAGGCCGACGGCGATGACGGTGCCGAACTCGATCCAACCGCCCGCCAGGTCGCCCTGCTCCTTGATCGCCCAGAGGGCGGACGGGAACGTGGCGGCGATCGAGATGAACATCAGGATCGACATGCCGTTGCCGATGCCGCGGTCGGTGATGAGCTCACCGAGCCACATGACGAGGGCCGTACCGGCGGTCATGGTGATGACCATGACGACGGTGGTGTAGATCGACTGGTCGGGGACGATCAGACCGGCCTGCGCACAGCCGCTGAACAGCGAGCCGCTACGGGCGGTGGCCACCAGGCCGGTGCCCTGAAGGATCGCCAGGGCCACCGTCAGGTAACGGGTGTACTGCGTGATCTTCGCCGTACCGGCCTGCCCCTCCTTCTTCAGGGCTTCCAGACGCGGGATCACCACGGTCAGCAGCTGCAGAATGATGCTCGCCGTGATGTACGGCATGATGCCGAGCGCGAAGATCGTGATCTGCAGCAGCGCGCCGCCGCTGAACATGTTCACCAGACCGAAGAGACCCGTGTTGGTCTGGGCCTGATCGATACAGAACTGGACAGCGGTGTAGTCGACACCGGGGATCGGCACATGCGTACCGACCCGGTAGATCACGATGATGCCGAGCGTGAAGAGCAGCTTCTTGCGCAGGTCGGGCGTCTTGAACGCCCGGGCGAACGCGGTGAGCACGGTGCCTCCTGCGACCCCCGCGCTACTGCGTCAAGGGTGACGGTTTTGAGATTCTGATGAGGACGACTTACGTAACGTTTAACTGCCGCGGCGAGTGCCCGGATGGGAGCACCCTGTGAAAACGGGCAGCGCAGGTCACCTTACCGGCGAGACTGCTTCCCTAGGAACGACCAACCGGGGATACCCCATTTGTGGGGTATCCCCGGTCGGGATCGCTCAAGTCATCGAGACACCTGGTGTGTTCAGACGAGCTCGGTGACGGTACCGCCGGCGGCGGTGATCTTCTCCTTGGCGGAGCCGGAGACGGCGTCGACCGTCACCTGCAGCGCCACGGAGATCTCGCCCTGGCCGAGGACCTTGACGAGGCTGTTCTTGCGGACGGCACCCTTGTCGACCAGGTCGGCAACGGTGACCTCCCCACCCTCGGGGTAGAGGGCGGCGAGCTTGTCCAGGTTCACGACCTGGAACTCCGTCTTGAAGGGGTTCTTGAAGCCCTTCAGCTTCGGGAGACGCATGTGGAGGGGCATCTGGCCACCCTCGAAGCGCTCCGGAACCTGGTAGCGGGCCTTCGTACCCTTGGTACCACGACCGGCCGTCTTACCCTTCGACGCCTCACCACGACCGACACGGGTCTTCGCGGTCTTGGCACCGGGGGCGGGACGGAGGTTGTGGATCTTGAGCGGGTTGTTCTCCGCCATGATCAGTCGACCTCCTCGACCGTCACGAGGTGGCGGACGGTGTGCACCATGCCGCGGAACTCGGGGCGGTCCTCCTTGACGACCTGCGTGTTGATGCCCTTGAGACCAAGGGAACGCAGGGTGTCACGGTGGTTCTGCTTGCTGCCGATGTAGGACTTGACCTGCGTAATCTTGAGCTGCGCCATGATTACGCACCCGCCCCGGCACGCGCACGGAGAAGAGCCGCGGGAGCGACGTCCTCGAGGGGCAGACCACGGCGCGCCGCGATCTCCTCGGGACGCTGCAGACCCTTCAGGGCCTCCACGGTCGCGTGCACGATGTTGATCGCGTTGTCGGAGCCGAGCGACTTCGACAGCACGTCGTGGATACCGGCGCACTCGAGCACGGCGCGCACCGGACCACCGGCGATAACACCGGTACCGGGGGACGCTGGCTTGAGCAGGACGACGCCGGCAGCCTTCTCACCCTGGATGGGGTGCGGGATGGTGCCCTGGATACGGGGGACCTTGAAGAAGTGCTTCTTGGCCTCCTCAACGCCCTTGGCGATGGCGGCCGGCACCTCCTTGGCCTTGCCGTAACCGACACCCACGGTGCCGTCACCGTCGCCCACTACGACGAGCGCAGTGAAGCTGAAGCGACGACCACCCTTCACAACCTTGGCGACGCGGTTGATCGCGACGACGCGCTCAACGTACGCGGTCTTCTCGGCGGCAGCTGCGCCGCCGTCACGGCCCTTCCGGTCCCGCCGCTCGCCGCCACCGGCACCGCCACCGCGGCGCTGGGGTCCAGCCATTGGATTTACCTCTCTCTTTCCGCTAGCTACGCAGCGAGCTCAGAACTTGAGCCCGGCCTCGCGGGCGGCGTCGGCCAGGGCCGCGATGCGACCCGCGTACCGGTTACCACCTCGGTCGAACACAACGGCCTCGACACCGGCGGCCTTGGCACGCTCGGCGACCAGGGCGCCGACCTTGCCGGCCTGCGCCGACTTGTCCTCCGACGCACCACGGATCGACGAGTCCAGGGTGGACGCCGACGCAAGGGTGTGACCCTTGAGGTCGTCGATCACCTGGGCCACGATGTGGCGGTTCGAGCGGGTCACGACCAGGCGGGGACGCTCAGCCGTACCGTTGACCTTCTTACGGATCCGGATGTGGCGCCGCTTGATGGCTGCACGCTTGTAAGCGTCGCCCTTAGCGATCTTCGTACCGTATGCCATGGCTTACTTACCCGCCTTTCCGACCTTGCGGCGGATGACTTCGCCCTCGTACTTGACGCCCTTGGCCTTGTACGGGTCGGGCTTGCGCAGCTTGCGGATGTTGGCCGCAACCTCGCCGACCTTCTGCTTGTCGATGCCCTCGACCGAGAACCGGGTGGGGTTCTCCACCTTGAAGGTGATGCCCTCGGGCGCCTCGACGGTGATCGGGTGGCTGTAGCCGAGCGCGAACTCGAGGTTCGAACCCTTGGCCTGCACGCGGTAACCGACACCGCTGATCTCGAGCTTCTTCACGTAACCCTGGGTCACGCCGGTGATCATGTTCGCCACCAGCGTGCGGGACAGGCCGTGCAGGGCCTTGCTCTGACGCTCGTCGTTGGGGCGGGTGACGTTCAGGACGCCGTCCTCACCCTTGGCGATCTCGATCGGCGCGACGACGGTGTGGGTCAGCGTGCCCTTGGGGCCCTTGACCGAGACCGTCTGGCCGTCGATGGTGACGTCCACGCCGGCGGGAACCGTGATGGGGAGCTTGCCAATGCGCGACATAGCTGTTTCCTCCGTTCCCTTCCGCTACCAGACGTAGGCGAGGACTTCTCCGCCTACGCCCTTCTTGCCGGCCTGCTTGTCGGTGAGGAGCCCGTGCGACGTGGAGATGATCGCCACGCCGAGGCCGCCGAGCACCTTCGGCAGGTTGGTGGACTTCGCGTAAACCCGGAGACCGGGCTTGGAGATCCGCTTGATGCCCGCGATGGAGCGCTCACGGTTGGGGCCGAACTTCAGCTCCAGGACGAGGTTCTTGCCGACCTCGGCGTCCTCGACCTTCCAGCCCGTGATGAAGCCCTCCTGCTGGAGGATCTCCGCGATGTGAGACTTGATCTTCGATGCCGGCATCGTCACGGAGTCGTGGTATGCCGAGTTCGCGTTCCGCAGACGCGTAAGCATGTCTGCGATCGGATCAGTCATGGTCATGAATTGGCCTTCGGCCTCTCTCGCCGGGGTTTCCTGGTGCGCCATCCCTCTCCCCGATCCGAGACGGGGCGGGTGCGGCGCGGTGGACCTACGGCGTAGTAAGTCGTACGGGCGACCATCAGGCGCCCAACCCTCCAAGCCTAAGCCATGGAAGGGCGGGCGCCTGACACGCCCAGTGCTTACCGAGAGCTTCGGGAATCCCTAAAAGGCGGGATTACCAGGAGCTCTTGGTCACGCCCGGCAGCTCGCCACGGTGAGCCATCTCACGAAGGCACACGCGGCACAGGCCGAACTTGCGGTACACGGAGTGGGGACGGCCGCAGCGCTGGCAGCGCGTGTAACCACGCACACCGAACTTGGGCTTGCGAGCAGCCTTCGCGATCAGAGCCTTCTTCGCCATCTCGCTCACGCCTCCTTGAAGGGGAAGCCGAGGTGACGGAGGAGCGCACGGCCCTCAGCGTCGTTGGTCGCCGTGGTCACCACGGTGATGTCCATACCCCGGGTGCGGTCGATCTTGTCCTGGTCGATCTCGTGGAACATGACCTGCTCGGTGAGACCGAAGGTGTAGTTGCCACGGCCGTCGAACTGCTTGGGGGACAGACCACGGAAGTCGCGGATGCGCGGGAGCGCGAGCGACAGGGTGCGGTCCAGGAACTCCCACATGCGGTCGCCACGGAGCGTGACGTGGGCACCGATCGGCTGGCCCTCACGCAGCTTGAACTGCGCGATGGACTTACGGGCCTTGGTGACGGCCGGCTTCTGACCGGTGATCGTGGTGAGGTCGCGGATGGCGCCCTCGATCAGCTTGGAGTCGCGGGCGGCGTCGCCCACACCCATGTTGACCACGATCTTGACGAGGCCGGGGATCTGCATGACGTTCTCGTACTTGAACTCGTCACGCAGCTTGCCCGCGATCTCCTCGCGGTACTTCGTCTTGAGACGCGGAGTCGTGGTGGTAGCCATCAGATGTCCTCACCCGTCCGCTTGGCAACGCGAACCTTGTTGCCCTCGTCGTCGAAGCGGTAACCGACACGCGTGACGACCTTCTTGCCGTCCTTCTCCACGACCAGCTGGACGTTGGAGACGTGGATCGGGGCCTCGGTCGTGACGATGCCACCGGCCTGCGAACCGCGAGCGGTCGGGCCGGCCTTGGTGTGCTTCTTGACCCGGTTGACACCCTCGACCAGGACGCGGTCCTCGCGGGGGAAGGCCGCGATGACCTTGCCCTGCTTGCCCTTGTCCTTACCGGTGATGACCTGGACCAGGTCGCCCTTCTTGATCTTCATGCTTACAGCACCTCCGGCGCGAGCGAGATGATCTTC
The DNA window shown above is from Streptomyces akebiae and carries:
- the secY gene encoding preprotein translocase subunit SecY, translated to MLTAFARAFKTPDLRKKLLFTLGIIVIYRVGTHVPIPGVDYTAVQFCIDQAQTNTGLFGLVNMFSGGALLQITIFALGIMPYITASIILQLLTVVIPRLEALKKEGQAGTAKITQYTRYLTVALAILQGTGLVATARSGSLFSGCAQAGLIVPDQSIYTTVVMVITMTAGTALVMWLGELITDRGIGNGMSILMFISIAATFPSALWAIKEQGDLAGGWIEFGTVIAVGLVMVALVVFVEQAQRRIPVQYAKRMIGRRSYGGTSTYIPLKVNQAGIIPVIFASSLLYIPALIVQFSNSTAGWASWITANLADTAAPAHVTIYFFLIIFFAFFYVAISFNPEEVADNMKKYGGFIPGIRAGRPTAEYLSYVLNRITWPGSLYLGLIALVPTMALAGFGANANFPFGGTSILIIVGVGLETVKQIESQLQQRNYEGFLR
- the rplO gene encoding 50S ribosomal protein L15, producing MAENNPLKIHNLRPAPGAKTAKTRVGRGEASKGKTAGRGTKGTKARYQVPERFEGGQMPLHMRLPKLKGFKNPFKTEFQVVNLDKLAALYPEGGEVTVADLVDKGAVRKNSLVKVLGQGEISVALQVTVDAVSGSAKEKITAAGGTVTELV
- the rpmD gene encoding 50S ribosomal protein L30; the protein is MAQLKITQVKSYIGSKQNHRDTLRSLGLKGINTQVVKEDRPEFRGMVHTVRHLVTVEEVD
- the rpsE gene encoding 30S ribosomal protein S5, giving the protein MAGPQRRGGGAGGGERRDRKGRDGGAAAAEKTAYVERVVAINRVAKVVKGGRRFSFTALVVVGDGDGTVGVGYGKAKEVPAAIAKGVEEAKKHFFKVPRIQGTIPHPIQGEKAAGVVLLKPASPGTGVIAGGPVRAVLECAGIHDVLSKSLGSDNAINIVHATVEALKGLQRPEEIAARRGLPLEDVAPAALLRARAGAGA
- the rplR gene encoding 50S ribosomal protein L18, with product MAYGTKIAKGDAYKRAAIKRRHIRIRKKVNGTAERPRLVVTRSNRHIVAQVIDDLKGHTLASASTLDSSIRGASEDKSAQAGKVGALVAERAKAAGVEAVVFDRGGNRYAGRIAALADAAREAGLKF
- the rplF gene encoding 50S ribosomal protein L6 gives rise to the protein MSRIGKLPITVPAGVDVTIDGQTVSVKGPKGTLTHTVVAPIEIAKGEDGVLNVTRPNDERQSKALHGLSRTLVANMITGVTQGYVKKLEISGVGYRVQAKGSNLEFALGYSHPITVEAPEGITFKVENPTRFSVEGIDKQKVGEVAANIRKLRKPDPYKAKGVKYEGEVIRRKVGKAGK
- the rpsH gene encoding 30S ribosomal protein S8 produces the protein MTMTDPIADMLTRLRNANSAYHDSVTMPASKIKSHIAEILQQEGFITGWKVEDAEVGKNLVLELKFGPNRERSIAGIKRISKPGLRVYAKSTNLPKVLGGLGVAIISTSHGLLTDKQAGKKGVGGEVLAYVW
- a CDS encoding type Z 30S ribosomal protein S14, with amino-acid sequence MAKKALIAKAARKPKFGVRGYTRCQRCGRPHSVYRKFGLCRVCLREMAHRGELPGVTKSSW
- the rplE gene encoding 50S ribosomal protein L5 yields the protein MATTTTPRLKTKYREEIAGKLRDEFKYENVMQIPGLVKIVVNMGVGDAARDSKLIEGAIRDLTTITGQKPAVTKARKSIAQFKLREGQPIGAHVTLRGDRMWEFLDRTLSLALPRIRDFRGLSPKQFDGRGNYTFGLTEQVMFHEIDQDKIDRTRGMDITVVTTATNDAEGRALLRHLGFPFKEA
- the rplX gene encoding 50S ribosomal protein L24, with amino-acid sequence MKIKKGDLVQVITGKDKGKQGKVIAAFPREDRVLVEGVNRVKKHTKAGPTARGSQAGGIVTTEAPIHVSNVQLVVEKDGKKVVTRVGYRFDDEGNKVRVAKRTGEDI